A genomic window from Chrysoperla carnea chromosome 3, inChrCarn1.1, whole genome shotgun sequence includes:
- the LOC123296304 gene encoding cytochrome b5 domain-containing protein 1, giving the protein MDEILGTTASPESTTSSCTVYKDDGTNSEDFRLSVVDKAFRCKTNLCKCSSQQSNLGYLQSASTYNSGDFSNLEQNGLYFTSDEVVVHNKPEDIWVSYLGNVYDLTPLIKKHKGTREIKPLLAFPGKDISNWFNQNGELRHCIHPNTGVRVPYLPYGPIPDVRPHVPTTIWRPNCECSFEENDKQGNPLRPWWRSTRYLIGKLTKCARPIRIVNMLTLDECTLNVCSEDKLSRILERLLMFNSQASSYTFKYDSRVLDMDKTLDENHIFDERESFLANYLPEDIYIPAIHLYFNDDLQWDLDSSDECEDLEYNSISGHPH; this is encoded by the exons ATGGACGAAATTTTGGGAACAACTGCGTCTCCAGAGAGTACTACATCTAGTTGTACTGTTTACAAAGATGATGGTACAAATTCTGAAGATTTTAGACTTTCGGTTGTGGATAAAGCATTTCGATGTAAAACCAATCTGTGCAAATGTAGCAGTCAACAAAGTAATCTTGGATATCTACAAAGTGCATCGACATACAATTCAGGTGATTTCTCTAACCTTGAACAGAATGGATTATATTTCACATCCGATGAAGTAGTTGTTCATAATAAACCTGAGGATATTTGGGTATCGTATCTTGGTAATGTATACGATTTGACTCctcttattaaaaaacataaaggAACTAGAGAAATAAAACCGTTGCTAGCATTTCCTGGTAAAGATATTAGTAACTGGTTTAATCAAAACGGTGAACTGCGTCACTGTATACATCCAAATACCGGTGTACGAGTACCATATTTACCATACGGACCGATACCAGATGTTCGTCCTCATGTTCCAACAACAATATGGCGACCGAACTGTGAATGTTCGTTTGAGGAAAATGATAAACAAGGGAATCCATTAAGGCCATGGTGGCGCAGTAcgag aTATTTAATTggtaaattaacaaaatgtgCTCGACCCATACGTATTGTAAATATGTTAACATTAGATGAGTGTACGTTAAACGTGTGCAGCGAAGATAAATTAAGTCGAATTTTAGAACgtttattaatgtttaattcACAAGCATCaagttatacatttaaatatgattCACGCGTATTGGATATGGATAAAACAttggatgaaaatcatatttttgatgAGCGTGAATCTTTTTTAGCCAATTATTTACCAGAAGACATTTATATACCGgctatacatttatattttaatgatgatTTACAATGGGATTTAGATTCATCAGATGAATGTGAAGATTTAGAATACAATTCTATAAGTGGTCATCCACATTAA